The following DNA comes from Phytohabitans rumicis.
GCCCGAGATGTTCTGTCCGAAGTCGACGATCGTCGTCGCCCGCCGGGACGGCCGGATGTCCCGTGGCGCCAGTTCCTCGATGCGCCGGATCGGCGGGGCGACCGGGTCGACGAGCGTGGCCCGATCCCATTCGATCGCCTCGACCGGACCCCATCCGCTGTCGTCGAACCCGGGCTGGTGCCACCCGTTGGGCTCCATGCGCGCGTCGATGGTGACACCGTCGTAGACGCTGTTCGCGCGCACCGATCCCTCGCCCGCCCGGAACAGCCGGTCGGTCACGACGACTTCCCTGCGGTCGGAGTAGTTCAGGTCGATCACGGCGAAGAGCCCGACCCGGTCGGCGAACTGGCGCCGCCGGCAGATCTCCGCGTAGCCCAGCCGCCCGGTCGCCCAGCCCTCGCCGACGATCGCGCCGAAGGCGTTCGCACCGGGACGCACCAGATGAGTGACGTCGTGGCTGCGGACCACCAGGCGGTGGCGATACGACGTCCAGCCGGGATCGAGCACCTCGTCGCCGACGGGAGCGCCGTTCAGATACGGTTCCACGACGCCGAGCGCGGTGACCCACAGCGTCGCCGACACGACGTCCTGCGCCACCTCGAACTCGCGCCGGAAGTAGACTGCCGGGTCCTCGGCTTCGCTGGTCGGCCTCGCGCGCGGCCCGATGAACACCGCGCCGCGGTCCTGATAGCCGGCGCTCATCCGGCCGCCACGCCGGCGGCGATGCCGCCCAGCCAGGCGGCCGAGGGCCGCGGCCGGCGCTCGAAGGTCCGCCAGTCCACCTCGACGAGGCCGAACGTCACGTCGTACCCGGAGAACCACTCGAACTCGTCCAGCAGCGTCCAATGGAGATAGCCGCGCACGTCGAGGCCCTCGGCCACCGCCGCGGCGAGCAGGTCCAGCGCCCGGCCGGTGTGCTCCAGCCGCAGCGAGTCGTCGAAGGTGCACACGCCGTGCTCGGTGATCACGACCGGGCGCCCGGATACCGAGGCCGCATACCGCGCGGCGTTGGTGAGCGACGCGGGATACAGCTCCCAGCCGAGGTCATCCACCGGTGTGCCGGCCGGTGGCTTCTCGACGCCGCCGGCGCCGACGAGGCGGCGCGTGTAGTTCTGCACGCCGACGAAGTCGTCGTCCCGGCTGACCTCGAGCCAGCGGGTGACCGCCTGGTCCCGCACCGCCGCCGCACGCTCCTCGAAGCCGGGCACCGCCTGGTAGTCCACACACGCCAGCGACCAGCCGACCGGAACGTCGACGTGCGACTTGATCGCTTCGGTGGCGCGGCGGTGCGCCTCCGCGTACCGGCCTAGCTGGTCGCCGTCCCACAACATCATCGGTTTGAACGAGCCGGTGGTGCTCGGGTGCCGGCGGCTGGCGTGCTCCAGCGCGAGGCCGAGGTCGCCGACCGCCGCACCGCCCACGCCACCGCCGCCGACGGCGGCCACCGTGGCGACATTGGGTTCGTTGAGCGTGATCGCCCAGTCGATCTCGCCGGCCAGGTGGGCCGCCGTCACGTTCACGTACCGCACGAAGCGGTCCACGGCGTGCGGGTTCGTCCATCCGCCCTCGGCGGCGAACCACAGCGGCGTGGTCCAGTGGTTGAAGGTGACGACGGTGCGCAGGCCGGCAGCACGGCACGCGGCGGCCAGCCTCCGGTAGTGATCCAGCTGCGCCCGGGAGAACTCACCGGGAACCGGCTCGACGCGCGACCACTCGACGCTGAACCGCAGGGCTCGCAACCCCACGCCCGCCGCCATCGCCACGTCGTCCGGCCACCGGTTGTAGAAGTCCGCCGCGTCTCCACTGTGGTGCTTGAAGACGGTGTCTGGCACGTGTTCGAGCGCCCAGCTGTCGCTCGCGACGTTGCCTCCCTCGATCTGGTGGCCGGCCGTGGCGGCACCGATGAAGAAGCCCGGCGGGAAAGCGTTGCGCATTGTCCTCATCCCTTGATAGCGCCAGACGACAGCCCGGGGACGACGCGCCGCTGGACAAGTAGGTACGCCAGTACGAGCGGAATGCTCGTCAGCACGACGTGGGCGAAAATGACGTTCCAGCGCAGCACCGGCTGATCCGCCGACGCGGACGCGAAGTGGTACAGCGCCAGCGGCAGCGTCGCCCGATCCGAGCCCTGGAGCAGGAATCCCGCGAAGAAGAACTCGTTCCAGGTGGAGATGATCAGGATCACGGACCCGACCAGGAGCACGGGAACGGTGAGCGGGAAGATGATGCGCAGGAAGATCTGCATCCGGTTGGCG
Coding sequences within:
- a CDS encoding family 1 glycosylhydrolase, whose translation is MRNAFPPGFFIGAATAGHQIEGGNVASDSWALEHVPDTVFKHHSGDAADFYNRWPDDVAMAAGVGLRALRFSVEWSRVEPVPGEFSRAQLDHYRRLAAACRAAGLRTVVTFNHWTTPLWFAAEGGWTNPHAVDRFVRYVNVTAAHLAGEIDWAITLNEPNVATVAAVGGGGVGGAAVGDLGLALEHASRRHPSTTGSFKPMMLWDGDQLGRYAEAHRRATEAIKSHVDVPVGWSLACVDYQAVPGFEERAAAVRDQAVTRWLEVSRDDDFVGVQNYTRRLVGAGGVEKPPAGTPVDDLGWELYPASLTNAARYAASVSGRPVVITEHGVCTFDDSLRLEHTGRALDLLAAAVAEGLDVRGYLHWTLLDEFEWFSGYDVTFGLVEVDWRTFERRPRPSAAWLGGIAAGVAAG